A genomic window from Lasioglossum baleicum chromosome 7, iyLasBale1, whole genome shotgun sequence includes:
- the LOC143210487 gene encoding uncharacterized protein LOC143210487, giving the protein MAMLALILLLPSILAQGNGKGSDPNDEPFLPIFPVYPYNPKLIKRGTDRDTITQLSPELYAPKLDAKDSYSSSYNANYPRDPYYPSYNPYPKASTSSGYSYYGSLPYAYPSPAYNGYNSYSTPYPMPPAYSGMAYSGSYPNYYYQPPYYYPNYYSQPMYAPPPLPPPGSDYPSDSNSDQDSEKSSRKKPSGEKRYKNNNEEHESTNSQYVDGANYISANSKDLDSQPSTYKSSSPQNQLEQVTDIHIKGIQLPAPKTTYRVISVAGQPVGPDYPLPAPYVKAQQLEDLMSQTWAKVLAQNLQAVAQYSNDGSKNNERGQRTNQNDQNKDSQRHVSVPNVIAKAGLAYVVNPNILGKLNIANAASQISQTPTTHLKNILYPPPIAGVYSTVEKPAKDQADSNEYENYESSPSQGSQDYDSSASQNEKQQNYEGEQSYQNQNFVTVQTPQGYGGYQYTGSYPSQASSQQQSQYKNNLDDVNFGSKTKKG; this is encoded by the exons ATGGCAATGCTG GCGCTGATCCTTTTGCTACCCTCGATTCTCGCCCAAGGAAATGGGAAAGGCAGCGATCCCAACGACGAACCCTTTCTTCCTATATTCCCGGTGTATCCGTACAACCCCAAGCTGATCAAGAGAGGAACCGACAGGGACACCATCACGCAATTGTCTCCAGAGCTCTACGCTCCCAAGCTAGACGCTAAGGACTCGTACAGCTCCAGTTACAACGCGAATTATCCTCGGGATCCTTACTATCCTAGCTACAATCCTTACCCGAAAGCTTCTACTTCATCGGGCTACTCGTATTACGGTTCTCTTCCGTACGCGTACCCAAGTCCAGCGTACAATGGATACAATTCGTACTCGACACCATATCCCATGCCTCCTGCTTACTCGGGGATGGCCTACTCTGGATCCTACCCTAATTACTACTATCAACCGCCTTACTATTACCCGAACTACTATTCCCAACCCATGTACGCACCGCCTCCGCTGCCACCGCCTGGATCAGACTACCCCAGCGACTCTAATTCCGATCAGGACAGCGAGAAGAGCAGCAGGAAGAAGCCAAGTGGCGAGAAGAGGTACAAGAACAACAACGAGGAGCACGAGTCTACGAACAGCCAATACGTCGACGGAGCAAACTATATTTCAGCGAATTCGAAGGATCTGGATAGTCAACCTAGCACCTACAAGTCTAGCAGTCCGCAGAATCAATTGGAACAGGTGACTGACATTCACATCAAAGGTATTCAGCTTCCTGCGCCCAAGACGACCTACAGGGTGATCAGCGTCGCAGGACAACCGGTGGGTCCAGATTATCCTCTGCCAGCTCCTTACGTCAAAGCGCAACAGCTGGAGGACCTGATGAGTCAGACCTGGGCGAAAGTGTTGGCCCAGAACTTGCAGGCGGTCGCACAGTATTCGAACGATGGGAGCAAGAACAACGAGAGAGGGCAGAGAACGAACCAGAACGATCAGAACAAGGATTCGCAGCGGCACGTGTCGGTCCCGAACGTCATCGCCAAGGCTGGCCTGGCTTACGTCGTGAACCCGAACATCCTCGGCAAGTTGAACATCGCCAACGCCGCCAGTCAAATTAGCCAGACGCCGACGACCCATCTGAAGAATATCCTTTATCCGCCGCCCATCGCCGGAGTTTATTCCACGGTCGAAAAGCCCGCGAAGGATCAAGCGGATTCGAACGAGTACGAGAACTACGAGAGCTCGCCGTCCCAGGGATCGCAGGATTACGACAGCTCCGCGAGCCAGAACGAGAAGCAGCAGAATTACGAGGGCGAGCAGTCTTATCAGAATCAGAACTTCGTGACAGTGCAAACGCCTCAAGGATACGGCGGCTACCAATACACGGGGAGCTACCCTTCGCAGGCGTCGAGTCAACAACAGTCGCAGTACAAGAACAACCTGGACGACGTGAACTTCGGCAGCAAAACGAAGAAAGGATAA